In a genomic window of Occallatibacter riparius:
- a CDS encoding GntR family transcriptional regulator yields the protein MRIWLNRSGEISLREQLITQVRLGILCRELKPGERLPSTRELARRFGIHANTASAAYRELEQDGWLEFRHGSGVYVRASRPAVPKSPELALEFNVDELIGELVRKARRAGASAELIRARMQRWMEMEPPGHWLVIEPDEELRRIVITEMEQAVRLPVLGCAPAECAEVAVLRGAMPVVLPSKAAMVRKLLPAGAELTVLEVHPVAPELSSYLPAPAGVLVGIASRWVEFQNIAHVMLIAVGIAPESLIVCDAAKPGWKRGLAETAAVVCDAVTCPELPKGCRAIEFRLLAEKALETLRAAEPVASRPVAL from the coding sequence GTGCGAATCTGGCTCAATCGATCGGGTGAGATCAGCCTGCGCGAACAACTGATCACGCAGGTGCGGCTGGGAATTCTGTGCCGCGAGCTGAAGCCCGGGGAGCGGCTGCCGAGCACGCGGGAGTTGGCGCGGCGGTTCGGGATCCATGCCAATACGGCGAGCGCGGCGTATCGCGAGCTGGAGCAGGATGGGTGGCTGGAGTTCCGGCACGGCAGCGGCGTGTATGTGCGGGCGAGCCGGCCGGCGGTGCCTAAGTCGCCGGAATTGGCGCTTGAATTCAATGTCGACGAGCTGATTGGCGAGCTGGTGCGGAAGGCGCGGCGGGCCGGTGCGTCTGCAGAGCTGATTCGCGCGCGCATGCAGCGATGGATGGAGATGGAGCCGCCGGGGCATTGGCTGGTGATCGAGCCGGATGAAGAGCTGCGGCGCATTGTGATTACGGAGATGGAGCAGGCCGTGCGGCTCCCGGTGCTGGGGTGCGCGCCCGCGGAATGCGCGGAGGTTGCCGTGCTGCGGGGCGCGATGCCGGTGGTGCTGCCAAGCAAGGCTGCGATGGTTCGGAAGCTGTTGCCGGCGGGCGCGGAGCTGACGGTGCTGGAGGTGCATCCGGTGGCGCCGGAGTTGAGTAGTTATCTACCGGCACCGGCGGGCGTGCTGGTGGGGATTGCGTCGCGTTGGGTGGAGTTTCAGAATATTGCCCACGTTATGCTGATTGCCGTGGGGATCGCTCCAGAGAGCCTGATTGTGTGCGATGCTGCGAAGCCGGGATGGAAGCGCGGCCTGGCCGAGACAGCGGCGGTGGTGTGCGATGCGGTGACGTGTCCGGAGCTGCCGAAGGGGTGCCGGGCGATTGAGTTCCGGCTGCTGGCGGAAAAGGCGCTGGAGACGTTAAGGGCGGCGGAGCCAGTAGCCAGTAGGCCAGTAGCTCTATAG
- a CDS encoding CPBP family intramembrane glutamic endopeptidase, which produces MEPESPTSVPVSPSNEITPVEGAVMTAPPDHDLRWVFFGPDGLRAGWSVVIFVSLIVMLGAVASAIARAIHPPSHSHEFSPASGLISEFMSVVVLILAAWIVSLIEKRKLLDYNLRGVRRGFYFATGLMCGFAALSALVGGLAAGGWLHFGPVALSGGQILVYAALWGATFLLVGCFEEGTMRCYLLYTFTRGINFQWAAGLVGCVSGLLLWKVHGEGAWGAYMLALGGLLPCFWLQMKKAPSAGFWNAAWVTSFLFGAGHTGNNGENWIGIFAAGAIGFVFCVSVYVTGSAWWAIGCHAAWDWGETYFYGTADSGMVAKGHLLTATPAGPAFWSGGADGPEGSVLVLGVILLMLLAILGLYGRGRRSEVAAVQTAG; this is translated from the coding sequence ATGGAGCCGGAGAGTCCGACGAGTGTGCCTGTGAGCCCATCGAATGAGATAACGCCGGTGGAAGGGGCCGTTATGACGGCGCCGCCAGATCACGATCTGCGCTGGGTATTCTTCGGCCCGGATGGATTGAGGGCAGGCTGGTCGGTGGTCATCTTTGTGTCGCTGATTGTGATGCTGGGCGCGGTTGCCAGTGCCATTGCGCGCGCCATTCATCCGCCTTCGCACAGCCATGAATTCTCGCCGGCTTCCGGCCTGATAAGTGAGTTCATGAGCGTGGTGGTGTTGATTCTGGCGGCGTGGATTGTGTCGCTTATTGAGAAGCGCAAGCTGCTGGACTATAACCTGCGCGGGGTGCGGCGCGGTTTTTATTTTGCAACGGGACTGATGTGCGGATTTGCTGCGTTGTCCGCTCTTGTGGGCGGGCTGGCCGCCGGAGGGTGGCTGCACTTTGGCCCGGTGGCGCTGAGCGGCGGACAGATTCTGGTGTACGCGGCTTTGTGGGGAGCGACCTTTCTGCTGGTGGGCTGTTTTGAAGAAGGAACGATGCGGTGCTACCTGCTGTACACATTTACGCGAGGGATCAACTTCCAGTGGGCAGCGGGACTGGTGGGTTGCGTCTCGGGCCTGCTGCTGTGGAAGGTGCACGGCGAGGGCGCGTGGGGGGCTTACATGCTGGCGCTCGGCGGGCTGCTGCCGTGTTTCTGGCTGCAGATGAAGAAGGCGCCGAGCGCGGGCTTCTGGAACGCGGCGTGGGTGACGTCGTTTCTCTTCGGAGCGGGACACACCGGAAACAACGGCGAGAACTGGATCGGGATCTTCGCGGCCGGCGCGATCGGGTTTGTGTTCTGCGTGAGCGTGTACGTGACGGGTTCGGCGTGGTGGGCGATTGGGTGCCATGCGGCGTGGGACTGGGGCGAGACCTATTTCTACGGCACAGCGGACTCGGGGATGGTGGCGAAGGGGCACCTGCTGACTGCGACGCCTGCGGGTCCGGCTTTCTGGAGCGGCGGCGCGGATGGGCCCGAAGGCAGCGTGCTGGTGCTTGGTGTAATCCTGCTAATGCTGCTGGCGATCCTGGGGCTGTATGGACGAGGGCGGCGAAGCGAGGTTGCAGCCGTGCAGACGGCGGGCTGA
- a CDS encoding four helix bundle protein, translating to MGESFRDNLAWQRAIELTTAVYKLTAAFPSSERFGLTDQMRRAAVSVASNISEGYGRSTRGEYVQFLGHARGSLCELQTQMVISEALGYGDKELRGSVEELSAKASLLLNRLFDKMKEASRRSRTGVKS from the coding sequence ATGGGTGAGTCGTTCCGGGACAATCTTGCATGGCAGCGGGCTATCGAACTGACCACCGCGGTTTATAAGCTCACAGCAGCCTTTCCATCCTCAGAGCGATTCGGGCTGACGGACCAGATGCGACGGGCAGCGGTTTCTGTGGCCAGTAACATCTCCGAGGGCTATGGCCGGTCCACGCGCGGCGAATATGTGCAGTTTCTGGGCCATGCCCGGGGTTCACTGTGTGAGCTACAAACGCAAATGGTGATATCAGAGGCGCTGGGATATGGCGATAAGGAGTTGCGCGGTTCGGTCGAGGAGCTATCCGCGAAGGCTAGCCTGCTGCTCAATAGATTATTCGACAAGATGAAAGAGGCGAGCCGCCGCAGCCGAACAGGCGTAAAAAGCTGA
- a CDS encoding PadR family transcriptional regulator, which translates to MSPEKLDLLQGTLDLMVLQTLAAMGSLHGYGIARRIEQVSANEVLLNQGTIYASLVRLEQRGWIESEWGVSGNNRKAKFYSITKSGRRRLAEDTQYWQRLTGVIDRIFAMDPNAEEETGEA; encoded by the coding sequence TTGAGCCCGGAGAAACTAGACCTGCTGCAAGGAACCCTCGACCTCATGGTTCTGCAAACCCTGGCCGCCATGGGCTCGCTTCACGGCTACGGCATCGCCCGCCGCATTGAGCAGGTCAGCGCCAACGAAGTTCTGCTCAACCAGGGCACCATCTATGCCTCCCTCGTCCGCCTCGAGCAGCGCGGATGGATCGAGTCCGAATGGGGCGTCTCCGGCAACAACCGCAAAGCCAAGTTCTACTCCATCACCAAATCCGGCCGGCGCCGCCTTGCAGAAGACACGCAATACTGGCAGCGCCTCACCGGCGTCATTGACCGCATCTTCGCCATGGACCCCAACGCAGAAGAGGAGACGGGCGAAGCATGA
- a CDS encoding ABC transporter permease: MSGLKRFRRRVWAFFAKKALDAELEAEIETHMQLAIDEYMEHGVPADEARRLALIHFGGMQQAREKQREARGLMQIDILLQDLKYTTRKLMRDPGFTIVAVLILALGIGANIAVFSVVNTIMLRPLPFPNAQELVWIAPPPTKCGLSCATYSTDAYDEFRMNTRSFQDVTGYFAFSTPGNLKLRIGNGAPVPATGIDVIHNFFNVLGVQPAKGRLFRAEDARNGAAPVIVLSDAWWRRQFNADPDIVGKAFNINGTQTTVIGVLPKTFDFGGVFSPGAKIDAITPLNLYGPPRDWGNIITMIGRMKPGVTLGQAVGDSKAAEQYMCWNNRQANSCGTSYKDGVVPVPLKDYVTGRLQQSLKVLWSAVGMILLIACVNLSNLLLARAMSRSKEFAMRGALGAGRGRIIRQLLTESLILSGAGAVAGLLLAAILIAWLRTQGAIALPLLSQLHIDAAALGWTLLIATTSAILFGLLPGLRISAGNLHEALKDSGSGSGQSRKQERLRSILVVSEVALACMLLVGAGLLLRSFLQVLSVDLGFQPQRAAAVTVDFNDNPADGDGNSKDSTNKILAHRAAHFQPLLDRVRALPGIEGAGMTDYIPLGGNRSWGMPFARGASRPQKTPPGPLVYVVSPGYLQSIGTRLRGRDFSWNDRTDGERVVVIDSEYAKYLSSFVHWPNNDPVGQLLYDGDKDTCDQNSCMRIIGLADNVHAESVEGENGWQIYYPDTQNFASGSQLVVRTTLPPAQLATSVMSVLHEANVNQTAAEFKPIQMLVDRSNSPRRFFLMLVGSFAALGLLLAALGIYGVISYSVTRQTQEIGIRMALGASAAHVRKQVLVSTLRLAAIGVVLGAVASIATSRLIQSLLFATSPWDGTTYIAMAIALLAVAAIAGYVPALRASRVSPLIALRAE; encoded by the coding sequence ATGAGCGGGCTTAAGAGATTCAGACGCCGCGTCTGGGCTTTCTTCGCCAAGAAGGCGCTGGACGCCGAGCTCGAAGCCGAGATCGAAACCCACATGCAGCTCGCCATCGACGAGTACATGGAACACGGCGTTCCGGCCGACGAAGCACGGCGCCTCGCATTGATTCACTTCGGTGGTATGCAGCAGGCTCGAGAGAAACAAAGAGAGGCTCGCGGACTTATGCAAATCGACATCCTTCTTCAGGACCTGAAGTACACCACGCGCAAACTCATGCGCGATCCCGGGTTCACCATTGTCGCGGTGCTCATTCTCGCTCTCGGCATCGGAGCCAACATCGCCGTCTTCAGCGTCGTCAACACCATCATGCTGCGCCCGCTCCCCTTCCCGAACGCGCAGGAGCTCGTCTGGATCGCCCCGCCACCCACCAAATGCGGCCTCTCGTGCGCCACTTACTCCACTGACGCTTACGACGAGTTCCGCATGAACACGCGCTCCTTCCAGGACGTCACCGGCTACTTCGCCTTCTCCACCCCTGGCAATCTCAAACTGCGCATCGGCAATGGCGCGCCTGTTCCTGCTACGGGCATCGATGTCATTCACAACTTCTTCAACGTCCTCGGCGTGCAGCCCGCCAAGGGCCGCCTGTTCCGGGCCGAGGACGCTCGCAACGGCGCAGCCCCGGTCATCGTTCTCTCCGACGCCTGGTGGCGCCGCCAATTCAACGCCGATCCCGACATCGTCGGCAAAGCATTCAACATCAATGGCACGCAGACCACCGTCATCGGCGTGCTGCCAAAAACGTTCGACTTCGGCGGCGTGTTCTCTCCCGGCGCAAAAATCGACGCCATCACTCCGCTCAATCTCTACGGCCCACCGCGCGACTGGGGCAACATCATCACCATGATCGGCCGCATGAAGCCCGGCGTTACTCTCGGCCAGGCCGTCGGCGATTCCAAAGCCGCCGAGCAATACATGTGTTGGAACAACCGCCAGGCCAACAGCTGCGGCACTTCCTACAAAGACGGCGTCGTTCCCGTACCGCTGAAGGACTACGTCACCGGCCGCCTCCAGCAATCGCTCAAGGTCCTCTGGTCCGCTGTCGGCATGATCCTTCTCATCGCCTGCGTCAATCTCTCCAACCTGCTGCTCGCCCGCGCCATGTCCCGTTCCAAAGAATTCGCCATGCGCGGTGCTCTCGGTGCAGGCCGCGGCCGCATTATCCGTCAGCTCCTCACGGAAAGCCTCATCCTCTCCGGCGCAGGCGCGGTTGCCGGCCTTCTCCTCGCCGCCATCCTCATCGCATGGCTCCGCACCCAGGGAGCCATCGCTCTGCCTTTGCTTAGCCAGTTGCATATTGACGCTGCGGCTCTCGGCTGGACCTTGCTAATTGCCACCACATCGGCCATTCTCTTCGGCCTCCTGCCTGGCCTGCGCATCTCCGCCGGCAATCTGCATGAAGCTCTGAAGGACTCCGGCTCAGGCTCCGGCCAGAGCCGCAAGCAGGAGCGCCTGCGCTCCATTCTCGTCGTCTCTGAAGTCGCCCTCGCCTGCATGCTTCTCGTCGGCGCAGGCCTCCTGCTGCGCAGCTTCCTGCAGGTCCTGTCCGTCGACCTCGGCTTCCAGCCCCAGCGCGCCGCAGCAGTCACCGTAGATTTCAACGACAACCCAGCAGATGGCGACGGCAATTCGAAGGACTCAACGAACAAGATCCTTGCCCACCGAGCCGCGCACTTCCAGCCTCTGCTCGACCGTGTCCGCGCCCTCCCCGGCATTGAAGGTGCGGGAATGACCGACTATATCCCTCTCGGCGGCAATCGCTCCTGGGGTATGCCCTTTGCGCGCGGAGCATCTCGGCCCCAAAAGACGCCTCCGGGCCCGCTCGTCTACGTAGTGTCGCCAGGTTATCTGCAGTCCATCGGCACTCGCCTGCGCGGGCGTGATTTCTCGTGGAACGATCGCACCGACGGGGAACGGGTTGTCGTTATCGACTCGGAGTACGCCAAGTATCTCTCCTCCTTCGTGCACTGGCCGAACAACGATCCTGTCGGGCAGCTGCTCTATGACGGCGATAAGGACACGTGCGATCAGAACTCCTGCATGCGCATCATTGGCCTGGCCGACAACGTCCACGCCGAAAGTGTCGAAGGCGAGAACGGTTGGCAGATTTACTATCCCGACACACAGAACTTCGCCAGCGGATCGCAGCTCGTCGTGCGCACCACGCTACCGCCCGCGCAACTCGCCACCAGCGTCATGAGCGTGCTGCACGAAGCGAATGTGAACCAGACCGCGGCCGAGTTCAAGCCAATCCAAATGCTCGTTGACCGCTCCAACTCCCCGCGTCGCTTCTTCCTCATGCTGGTTGGATCATTCGCCGCTCTCGGCCTGCTACTCGCCGCGCTCGGCATCTACGGCGTCATCTCTTACTCTGTCACCCGTCAGACGCAGGAGATCGGCATCCGCATGGCCCTCGGCGCCAGCGCCGCGCACGTGCGCAAACAAGTGCTGGTCAGCACGCTGAGGCTCGCCGCAATCGGAGTGGTTCTAGGCGCAGTCGCATCCATCGCAACATCGCGCCTCATTCAATCGTTGCTGTTCGCAACCTCACCCTGGGATGGCACGACCTACATCGCCATGGCCATCGCACTCCTCGCGGTTGCGGCAATAGCGGGCTACGTCCCCGCCCTTCGCGCTTCGCGCGTCAGCCCACTCATCGCCTTGCGCGCCGAGTAA
- a CDS encoding acyl-[ACP]--phospholipid O-acyltransferase, with protein MSQTNLSHQPDLLPGPDVHRSERGFWALIVTQFQGAFSDNVLRNLLLAMVVGMGLDKGHRDTFVSIVTFLFSVPFVIFSMSGGWLADHFSKRKVTLWTKVMEVGAMTVATAGLALHSQVITLAALGLVATQAALFGPSKYGLLPELLPSTRLSWGNGVIELGTFLAIILGTVAGAGLAERFPGEEIFAGYILIGLAGVGFLTSLGIDRVPAAAPAKRFRINFVGDLWKQIGIMRRDQALFLAVLGNTYFWFLGSLLFATVVVYGPDVLHIGPGKTAYLNAALAIGIGIGSMAAGIVSGKKIEYGLIPLGSIGMTCTGVVLGVTHTGIIGSAVLLSILGFWAGFFAVPVNALIQHRPDEKDKGGIIAAANLLSFIGIALSSGVYYVFTSRFINLDPKEVILAASAITAAGTVYVLILLPEWFGRLILFFLTHTIYSLKVLGRENFPDKTGALLVCNHMSFVDAALLIASTDRPIRFLMYKGIYENRVVYPFARMMKAIPISSEQRPRDMIRSLRTATDALRNDEIVCIFAEGQITRTGQMLPFRRGLERIMKGVDAPIIPVNLDGVWGSIFSFERGRFLWKMPRKIPYPVTVSFGRPMPATSTAIDVRRAVQELQADAFYQRKRRMRTLDRAFVRTARRYALRFMMADGKTARVSFFSALTKTIYIARRLRGVIGEKKMVGLLLPPSVGGALANYALTLLGRIAVNLNYTASGEIIASCAQQCDIDVVITSKAFVERFPKLEIPGRAVFLEDTLASPRGSEKLAALVFALTLPVALLRKAVGARGPRPKIDDLATVIFSSGSTGDPKGVMLSHFNLVSNIQQVSQVFMLGRSDKVLGILPFFHSFGFMGALWMPAVNGLGVVYHPNPFDTGVISELVEKYSVTFLIATPTFLQTYMRRCRPESFGSLQFVLVGAEKLPERVALAFEDTFGIRPLEGYGCTECSPVVTVNGRDFRAPGFRQVGGRRGRIGHPLPGISVRIVDIDTGEPVAAGTPGMLLVKGPNVMQGYLGKPEKTAEVLHDGWYTTGDVALMEEDGFLAITDRLSRFSKIAGEMVPHIRIEEKLHELAGITEQVFAVTSLPDEKKGERIVVVTTLSDEKLDPVLDKLAQCDLPALWKPRANQFFRVDALPVLGTGKIDLRGVKAVAVELATARA; from the coding sequence ATGAGCCAGACCAATCTGAGTCACCAGCCGGATCTTTTGCCCGGGCCCGACGTCCATCGCAGCGAACGTGGATTCTGGGCACTGATCGTTACGCAGTTCCAGGGCGCCTTCAGCGATAACGTTCTGCGCAATCTGCTGCTGGCCATGGTTGTCGGCATGGGCCTGGATAAAGGCCATCGCGACACCTTCGTCTCCATCGTTACATTTCTCTTCTCTGTGCCGTTTGTGATCTTCAGCATGTCGGGCGGTTGGCTTGCAGACCACTTCAGCAAGCGCAAGGTGACGCTGTGGACCAAGGTGATGGAAGTGGGTGCGATGACGGTGGCTACCGCCGGACTCGCGTTGCACTCGCAGGTGATTACGCTGGCGGCGCTGGGGCTGGTGGCTACGCAGGCTGCGCTGTTTGGGCCGTCAAAGTATGGACTGCTGCCGGAGTTGCTGCCGTCTACGCGGCTGTCGTGGGGCAACGGCGTTATCGAGCTTGGCACGTTTCTCGCGATCATTCTGGGAACCGTTGCCGGTGCAGGGCTGGCTGAGCGCTTTCCGGGAGAAGAGATCTTCGCCGGATATATTTTGATCGGGCTTGCGGGAGTGGGATTCCTCACCAGCCTGGGCATCGATCGAGTGCCGGCGGCCGCACCTGCAAAGCGGTTCCGCATCAACTTCGTTGGCGATTTGTGGAAGCAGATCGGGATCATGCGCCGCGACCAGGCGCTGTTTCTCGCGGTGCTGGGCAATACGTACTTCTGGTTTCTGGGGTCGCTGCTGTTTGCGACGGTGGTGGTTTATGGGCCCGATGTGCTGCACATTGGCCCGGGCAAGACAGCCTATCTCAACGCCGCGCTTGCCATCGGCATTGGCATAGGCAGCATGGCTGCGGGCATCGTCAGTGGCAAGAAGATTGAGTACGGGCTGATTCCGCTCGGCTCGATCGGAATGACGTGCACCGGTGTGGTGCTCGGCGTAACGCATACAGGCATCATTGGTTCCGCAGTGCTGCTGTCGATTCTTGGCTTCTGGGCGGGCTTCTTCGCGGTGCCTGTGAATGCGCTGATACAGCACCGGCCCGATGAGAAGGACAAGGGCGGCATCATCGCGGCGGCGAATCTGCTGTCGTTTATCGGTATCGCGCTTTCGTCTGGTGTGTACTACGTATTCACCTCGCGCTTCATCAATCTCGATCCGAAGGAAGTGATTCTTGCTGCATCCGCGATTACGGCGGCGGGAACCGTCTATGTGCTTATCCTGCTGCCGGAGTGGTTTGGCAGGCTGATTCTGTTTTTCCTGACGCACACGATTTACAGCCTCAAGGTGCTGGGGCGGGAGAACTTTCCAGATAAGACGGGCGCGCTGCTGGTGTGCAATCACATGTCGTTTGTGGATGCAGCGCTGCTGATTGCATCGACTGACCGGCCGATTCGCTTTCTCATGTACAAGGGCATCTATGAGAATCGCGTGGTGTATCCGTTTGCGCGGATGATGAAGGCGATTCCGATATCGAGCGAGCAGCGGCCGCGCGACATGATTCGCTCGCTGCGCACGGCGACGGATGCGCTGCGCAATGACGAGATCGTTTGCATTTTCGCGGAAGGGCAGATTACGCGCACTGGACAGATGCTGCCGTTCCGGCGCGGGCTCGAGCGCATTATGAAGGGCGTGGATGCGCCGATCATTCCGGTGAATCTGGATGGCGTTTGGGGCAGCATCTTCAGCTTCGAACGCGGGCGGTTTCTGTGGAAGATGCCGCGTAAGATTCCGTATCCGGTGACGGTGAGCTTTGGGCGGCCGATGCCGGCGACGAGCACTGCGATTGATGTGCGGCGCGCGGTCCAGGAGCTGCAGGCGGACGCCTTCTACCAGCGCAAGCGCCGCATGCGGACGCTGGATCGTGCATTTGTGCGCACCGCGCGACGCTACGCACTGCGCTTCATGATGGCCGACGGCAAGACGGCGCGAGTCAGCTTCTTCTCCGCGCTGACGAAGACAATTTACATCGCGCGGCGGCTACGTGGCGTGATCGGCGAGAAGAAGATGGTTGGGCTGCTGCTGCCGCCGTCGGTTGGCGGGGCGCTGGCCAACTATGCGCTGACGCTGCTGGGGCGGATTGCGGTGAATTTGAACTACACGGCTTCAGGCGAGATCATCGCATCGTGCGCGCAGCAGTGCGATATCGATGTGGTGATTACGTCGAAGGCGTTCGTAGAACGATTCCCAAAGCTGGAGATTCCGGGGCGGGCTGTGTTTCTTGAGGATACGCTGGCTTCGCCGCGAGGGAGCGAGAAGCTGGCGGCGCTGGTGTTCGCGCTGACGCTGCCAGTGGCGTTGCTGCGCAAGGCTGTGGGTGCGCGAGGGCCGAGGCCGAAGATCGATGATCTTGCCACGGTGATTTTTTCGAGCGGAAGCACGGGAGATCCCAAGGGCGTGATGCTGTCGCATTTCAACCTGGTGTCGAACATTCAGCAGGTTTCGCAGGTGTTCATGCTGGGGCGCAGCGATAAGGTGCTGGGGATCCTGCCGTTCTTCCACTCGTTTGGATTCATGGGCGCACTTTGGATGCCGGCGGTGAATGGGCTCGGGGTTGTCTATCATCCCAATCCGTTCGATACCGGCGTGATCAGCGAGCTGGTCGAGAAGTACAGCGTCACGTTCCTCATTGCTACGCCCACGTTTTTACAGACTTATATGCGGCGGTGCAGGCCTGAGAGCTTTGGTAGTTTGCAATTCGTACTGGTGGGTGCGGAGAAGCTGCCGGAGCGCGTTGCGCTTGCATTCGAAGACACGTTTGGAATTCGTCCGCTCGAGGGCTACGGCTGCACCGAGTGCTCGCCGGTGGTCACGGTGAATGGACGCGACTTCCGCGCGCCGGGGTTCCGGCAGGTAGGCGGAAGGCGCGGTCGCATAGGGCATCCGCTGCCGGGGATTTCAGTGCGCATCGTTGATATTGATACGGGCGAGCCAGTGGCGGCCGGCACTCCCGGAATGCTGCTGGTGAAAGGGCCGAACGTGATGCAGGGATATCTGGGCAAGCCGGAGAAGACTGCGGAAGTGTTGCACGATGGCTGGTACACGACGGGCGATGTGGCGCTGATGGAAGAAGACGGTTTCCTTGCCATCACGGATCGGTTGTCGCGCTTTTCAAAGATTGCGGGCGAGATGGTTCCGCATATTCGCATTGAAGAGAAGCTTCACGAACTGGCCGGGATTACGGAGCAGGTGTTTGCGGTTACGTCATTGCCGGACGAGAAGAAGGGCGAGCGGATTGTAGTCGTGACGACACTGTCGGATGAGAAGCTCGATCCTGTTCTCGATAAGCTCGCGCAGTGCGATTTGCCCGCGTTGTGGAAGCCGCGGGCCAACCAGTTCTTCCGTGTGGATGCGTTGCCGGTACTGGGGACGGGGAAGATTGATTTGCGCGGGGTGAAAGCGGTAGCGGTGGAATTGGCTACGGCGCGGGCGTGA
- a CDS encoding vWA domain-containing protein, with product MKRVRYQKYSGDLASEVDLEDLLKALSDYFLDSGFSDPLSRFGDLEHDLESLREALRRILESGEFFDPELQAKIDQLSAEGKLDELIDKLIEQLEQQRYISYTQPNGNGHVDGPDDSMDENVRFEVTDKSLDFLGYKTLRDLLGSLGKSNYGRHDTRHWATGIEASGGSRKYEFGDVLNLDTTATLGAAIAREGLKLPLNLEYDDLHVHQCEYQSSCATVVMLDCSHSMILYGEDRFTPAKRVAMALSHLIRTQYPGDSLNLVLFHDSAEEMPVGQIARVKVGPWHTNTREGLRVAQRILARERKDMKQIVMITDGKPSALTLEDGRIYKNPYGLDPLVVNETLEEVARCKRSNVMINTFMLAQDFELVRFVQQVSQMCRGKAYFTSPDRLGEYLLMDFMSRKSKTIH from the coding sequence ATGAAGCGGGTTCGGTATCAGAAGTATTCCGGAGATTTGGCGTCGGAGGTGGATCTGGAGGATCTGCTGAAGGCGCTGTCCGACTATTTTCTGGACTCGGGATTCAGTGATCCGTTGTCGCGGTTTGGCGATTTGGAGCATGATCTGGAATCGCTGCGCGAGGCGCTGCGGAGAATTCTGGAGTCGGGCGAGTTCTTCGATCCGGAGTTGCAGGCGAAGATCGATCAACTCAGCGCAGAAGGCAAGCTGGATGAGTTGATCGATAAGTTGATCGAGCAACTGGAGCAGCAACGGTATATCTCCTATACGCAGCCGAATGGGAACGGGCATGTGGACGGGCCGGATGATTCGATGGATGAGAATGTCCGGTTTGAAGTGACGGATAAGAGCCTGGATTTCCTGGGTTATAAGACGCTGCGGGATTTGCTGGGTTCGCTGGGTAAGTCGAATTATGGACGGCATGACACGCGGCACTGGGCTACCGGTATTGAGGCAAGCGGCGGGTCGCGGAAGTATGAGTTTGGCGATGTGCTGAACCTGGATACGACGGCGACGCTGGGCGCGGCGATTGCGCGCGAGGGCCTGAAACTGCCGCTGAATCTCGAGTACGACGACCTGCATGTGCACCAGTGCGAGTATCAGAGCTCGTGCGCGACGGTGGTGATGCTGGATTGCTCGCACTCCATGATTCTTTATGGCGAGGACAGGTTTACGCCGGCGAAGCGGGTGGCGATGGCGTTGTCGCATTTGATCCGTACGCAGTATCCGGGGGATTCACTGAACCTGGTGCTCTTTCATGATTCAGCGGAAGAGATGCCGGTGGGGCAGATTGCGCGCGTGAAGGTGGGGCCGTGGCACACGAATACGCGCGAGGGACTGCGGGTGGCGCAGCGGATTCTGGCGCGCGAACGCAAGGACATGAAGCAGATTGTGATGATCACGGATGGGAAGCCTTCGGCCCTGACGCTGGAAGATGGGCGCATATACAAGAATCCTTACGGGCTCGATCCGCTGGTGGTGAACGAGACTCTGGAGGAAGTAGCGCGCTGCAAGCGGTCGAACGTGATGATCAATACGTTCATGCTGGCGCAGGATTTCGAGCTGGTGCGGTTTGTGCAGCAGGTGAGTCAGATGTGCCGGGGGAAGGCATATTTCACGAGCCCGGATAGATTAGGTGAGTATCTGCTGATGGATTTCATGTCGCGGAAATCGAAGACGATTCATTGA